The following are from one region of the Salinirussus salinus genome:
- a CDS encoding ABC transporter substrate-binding protein has translation MTSSDLTVVSTTPSGTEILFELGVEPAAVSHACDWPPRAAELPSVDRSRVDADRSRQRDEQAAGDVYDVDVGLLRDLAPDLVVTQSVCGVCAVDEQLVETHLDDLPTTPQVLPLSAADLEGVAGCIREVGRAVGRTDRAEGIVDRLESRVEQVGERTAAVTHRPSVVVLEWMDPIHAAANWVPELVSAAGGRYPLAETGQRSRELAWQEVRAVDPEVLVVAPCSASPKWALERRDELRSRPGWDDLRAVEEGRVYALDGRLLSRWTPRLADALERLAGMFHPGLAAGTAEVRPLADRGR, from the coding sequence ATGACCAGCTCCGACCTGACCGTCGTTTCGACGACCCCGTCGGGGACGGAGATCCTGTTCGAACTCGGGGTCGAGCCCGCGGCGGTCTCTCACGCCTGCGACTGGCCGCCGCGGGCGGCCGAACTTCCGTCGGTCGACAGGTCACGGGTGGACGCCGACCGGAGCAGACAGCGAGACGAGCAGGCGGCCGGCGATGTCTACGACGTCGACGTCGGGCTGTTGCGCGACCTCGCCCCGGACTTGGTCGTCACGCAGTCGGTCTGTGGGGTCTGCGCGGTCGACGAACAGCTGGTCGAGACACACCTGGACGACCTCCCGACGACCCCGCAGGTGCTGCCGCTCTCGGCTGCGGACCTGGAGGGGGTGGCCGGATGTATCCGGGAGGTCGGGAGGGCAGTCGGACGAACCGACCGGGCCGAAGGGATTGTCGACCGCCTCGAGTCGCGCGTAGAGCAGGTCGGCGAGCGCACGGCAGCCGTTACACACCGGCCGAGCGTCGTCGTGCTAGAGTGGATGGACCCGATCCACGCCGCCGCGAACTGGGTGCCGGAACTCGTCTCGGCGGCCGGCGGTCGCTACCCGCTCGCGGAGACAGGACAGCGGTCCCGCGAACTGGCCTGGCAGGAAGTCCGGGCGGTCGACCCGGAGGTGCTTGTGGTGGCGCCGTGCAGTGCCAGCCCCAAGTGGGCCCTCGAGCGGCGCGACGAACTCCGGTCCCGCCCGGGGTGGGATGACCTGCGGGCCGTTGAGGAGGGGCGGGTGTATGCGCTCGACGGACGGTTGTTGAGCAGGTGGACGCCGCGCCTCGCCGACGCGCTCGAACGGCTTGCGGGCATGTTTCACCCCGGGCTCGCCGCCGGGACTGCCGAGGTGCGACCGCTGGCCGACCGAGGGCGGTGA
- a CDS encoding ABC transporter permease, which translates to MIERFPVMALSWRNLSRAKARSALATLGILIGVVAIVSLGMFGSTLQLFFLQDAQDALRTVSVSPGEDYDGQRLDRDDVARLEQLSGDPVYPVKRSVGAVASGNTRASARVTAMSNPGAFVSARDGTVPDVWRSGALVGADLADQLDVEAGDGITVDGQTYHVVAVLEESSQTSFVQADSSVLLPPRQVGGDGFDTAYVRTDSPNEAFETADRLRDELNSDRRTRYQVFDLEAQIQQFREQIGVIQTFLLGVGAVSLLVAAVSILNVMLMSAIERREEIGVLRAVGYHRLDVLRLMLTEAALLGVVGAVGGVVVSVGLGMVINELLLGDPMAFTEGALSNVALGVVFGVGAALLSGLYPAWKAANARPVEALRD; encoded by the coding sequence ATGATAGAGCGGTTTCCGGTGATGGCGCTGTCCTGGCGGAACCTCTCCCGGGCGAAGGCCCGGTCGGCACTTGCCACGCTCGGTATCCTGATCGGCGTCGTCGCCATCGTCTCGCTGGGTATGTTCGGTTCGACGCTGCAGCTTTTCTTCCTGCAGGACGCACAGGACGCACTCCGGACGGTCTCGGTCTCGCCCGGCGAGGACTACGACGGGCAGCGCCTCGACCGCGACGACGTCGCCCGGCTGGAGCAGCTGAGCGGCGACCCGGTCTACCCGGTCAAGCGGAGCGTCGGCGCCGTCGCGTCCGGCAACACGCGGGCGTCGGCCCGGGTGACAGCGATGTCGAATCCGGGAGCGTTCGTCTCCGCGAGGGACGGTACTGTCCCCGACGTCTGGCGGTCCGGGGCGCTCGTCGGGGCTGACCTCGCGGACCAGCTCGATGTCGAGGCTGGCGACGGCATCACCGTCGACGGACAGACGTACCACGTCGTGGCCGTTCTCGAAGAGTCCTCGCAGACGTCCTTCGTCCAGGCCGACAGCAGCGTCCTGCTGCCGCCCCGGCAGGTCGGCGGTGACGGGTTCGACACCGCGTACGTTCGCACGGACAGCCCGAACGAGGCGTTCGAGACTGCCGACCGGCTCCGGGACGAACTCAACAGCGACCGCCGGACCCGCTATCAGGTGTTCGACCTCGAGGCCCAGATCCAGCAGTTCCGCGAGCAGATCGGTGTCATCCAGACGTTCCTGCTGGGCGTGGGGGCGGTCTCGCTGCTGGTCGCGGCGGTCTCGATCCTCAACGTCATGCTGATGAGTGCCATCGAGCGACGCGAGGAGATCGGCGTCCTCAGGGCGGTCGGATACCACCGGCTGGACGTCCTCCGGCTGATGCTGACCGAGGCAGCCCTGCTCGGTGTCGTGGGTGCCGTCGGGGGCGTCGTCGTGAGCGTCGGGCTCGGCATGGTGATCAACGAACTCCTGCTCGGCGACCCGATGGCCTTCACCGAGGGAGCGTTGAGCAACGTCGCCCTGGGTGTGGTATTCGGTGTCGGTGCCGCGCTGCTGAGCGGGCTCTACCCGGCCTGGAAGGCCGCGAACGCCCGGCCGGTGGAGGCGCTGCGGGACTGA
- a CDS encoding cobalt-precorrin-7 (C(5))-methyltransferase, producing the protein MTETPERGSTPGGNAARSPEPPHGEVTAHAVGVGPGPGHLTGRARGLLSEADIVVGFETVVDLARDATDATVIACGYDDEAAALERFGDRVAGGDDGVAVLMGDPNVSGYQFLEKVEGSVDGPVRVVPGVSSVQVAASRARTPLERSAVLSLHRRGPVDETLDRLVRTAGRRHLLVIPRPYDWMPEDLARYALDRGVDPGLDALVFERLTRPGETTTRSPLGTLAGDTGDGPEGTAFSDLSVLVVRAPESGPGPAAATGGDG; encoded by the coding sequence ATGACAGAAACGCCTGAGAGGGGATCGACGCCGGGGGGAAACGCGGCACGGAGCCCGGAGCCGCCGCACGGGGAGGTAACCGCCCACGCTGTCGGCGTCGGGCCGGGCCCGGGGCACCTGACCGGTCGCGCCCGCGGGCTCCTCTCTGAGGCCGACATCGTCGTGGGGTTCGAGACGGTCGTCGACCTGGCACGTGATGCTACCGACGCGACGGTCATCGCCTGCGGATACGACGACGAGGCGGCGGCGCTGGAGCGGTTCGGCGACCGCGTTGCCGGGGGGGACGATGGGGTCGCCGTGCTGATGGGTGACCCGAACGTCTCGGGGTACCAGTTTCTCGAGAAAGTCGAAGGGTCGGTGGACGGGCCGGTTCGTGTCGTACCGGGGGTATCGTCGGTACAGGTCGCGGCCAGCCGGGCGCGGACGCCACTGGAGCGGTCGGCGGTCCTCTCGCTCCACCGGCGAGGTCCGGTCGACGAGACGCTCGACCGTCTGGTGCGGACGGCCGGGCGGCGACACCTGCTGGTCATTCCCCGTCCGTACGACTGGATGCCGGAGGACCTGGCGAGGTACGCCCTCGACCGCGGCGTCGACCCGGGGCTCGATGCGCTGGTGTTCGAGCGGCTGACCCGGCCGGGAGAGACGACGACGCGCTCTCCTCTGGGAACCCTCGCAGGCGACACCGGTGACGGGCCCGAAGGGACGGCGTTCTCCGACCTGTCGGTCCTTGTCGTCCGGGCGCCAGAATCCGGGCCGGGCCCGGCCGCCGCCACGGGGGGCGACGGATGA
- a CDS encoding histidine kinase N-terminal 7TM domain-containing protein yields the protein MNLLSWPVLGSLSAALGSVYLLSRLYPLRDRPGARWFLLVIAIQTVMCAAYAAGLALPTGMGGLRWLLEVLTVGMLFWLGVPFLGFALAYTGRGDALDSWWFRLLLGLEVLTALVLVTNPYHGLFWSDFQVRAVFGATGAVYDFGPWAFVGAALNTATVGAGTMLLFETVLSYGPLYRREAFAVGASALPPAFGVVVWLLKIGPDAALNLTPVLFLPHVALDTYAFVGNDMFEYLPATRRAAEQSAIDALGTPVVVLDERGRVVDANDAAGTLFPGGTGTARTRHVGAALDAEVDPEGGPQRLSLSRGGRTREFRITPARLEDSGGGHVGYTLVFQDVTEAVRREQRLSVLNRVLRHNLRNDLSVAMGYVEVSADRVEDEAVREMLESAEGTLEDLVTTGEKARLVEETVRRAGADPEPVDLGALVGDTADALGSDYPAATVTVDSSDVTVTTNRALVAAVLEELVENACEHGGGEVTVSASQVHGDGGEGDRGGATLTVADSGPGIPQQELETLGGEEETDLRHGSGLGLWVVRWGTELLGADLTFETGADGTTATVRLPDRGVDGAD from the coding sequence GTGAACCTCCTGTCGTGGCCGGTGCTGGGGTCGCTGTCGGCCGCGCTCGGCTCCGTCTATCTGCTCTCGCGGCTGTACCCCCTCCGCGACCGACCGGGTGCGCGGTGGTTCCTGCTCGTCATCGCCATCCAGACCGTCATGTGTGCGGCCTACGCAGCCGGACTCGCCCTCCCGACCGGGATGGGCGGGCTCCGCTGGCTGCTCGAGGTCCTGACTGTGGGGATGCTGTTCTGGCTGGGCGTCCCCTTCCTCGGGTTCGCGCTGGCCTACACCGGTCGCGGCGACGCGCTCGACTCCTGGTGGTTCCGGCTGTTGCTTGGGCTGGAGGTGCTGACGGCGCTCGTGCTCGTCACCAACCCCTACCACGGCCTGTTCTGGTCGGACTTCCAGGTCCGGGCGGTCTTCGGTGCCACCGGCGCAGTCTACGACTTCGGCCCCTGGGCCTTCGTCGGCGCGGCGCTCAACACCGCTACCGTCGGCGCGGGGACGATGCTTCTGTTCGAGACGGTGCTCAGCTACGGGCCGCTGTACCGCAGGGAGGCGTTCGCGGTCGGCGCGAGCGCGCTCCCGCCGGCCTTCGGGGTGGTGGTCTGGCTGCTCAAGATCGGCCCCGACGCCGCGCTCAACCTCACGCCGGTCCTCTTTCTCCCTCACGTCGCGCTCGACACCTACGCCTTCGTCGGTAACGACATGTTCGAGTACCTCCCCGCGACCCGGCGGGCCGCCGAGCAGTCGGCCATCGACGCGCTCGGGACGCCGGTGGTCGTCCTCGACGAGCGCGGCCGGGTCGTCGACGCCAACGACGCCGCCGGGACGCTGTTCCCCGGCGGCACCGGGACAGCCCGGACCCGCCACGTCGGGGCCGCCCTCGACGCCGAGGTCGACCCCGAGGGTGGCCCACAGCGGCTCTCGCTGTCACGCGGGGGTCGGACCCGGGAGTTCCGTATCACGCCGGCCCGCCTCGAGGACTCGGGCGGCGGCCACGTCGGGTACACGCTCGTCTTCCAGGACGTCACCGAGGCGGTCCGCCGCGAGCAGCGCCTCTCGGTGCTCAACCGCGTCCTCCGGCACAACCTCCGCAACGACCTCTCGGTCGCGATGGGCTACGTCGAGGTGTCGGCCGACCGGGTCGAGGACGAGGCGGTCCGGGAGATGCTGGAGAGCGCGGAGGGGACTCTGGAGGACCTCGTGACCACCGGCGAGAAGGCCCGGCTGGTCGAGGAGACCGTCCGGCGGGCCGGCGCCGACCCCGAGCCCGTCGACCTCGGCGCCCTGGTCGGCGACACCGCCGACGCCCTCGGGAGCGACTACCCGGCGGCGACGGTCACCGTCGACAGCTCCGACGTGACGGTGACGACCAACCGCGCGCTGGTCGCGGCCGTCCTCGAGGAACTCGTCGAGAACGCCTGCGAACACGGCGGCGGGGAGGTGACGGTGAGCGCGAGCCAGGTCCACGGGGATGGCGGCGAGGGCGACCGCGGGGGCGCGACGCTCACAGTCGCGGACTCGGGTCCGGGGATCCCCCAGCAAGAGCTCGAGACGCTCGGCGGCGAGGAGGAGACCGACCTCCGGCACGGCAGCGGGCTCGGCCTGTGGGTCGTCCGCTGGGGGACGGAGCTCCTGGGTGCGGACCTGACCTTCGAGACCGGCGCGGACGGGACGACCGCGACGGTCCGGCTGCCGGACCGGGGAGTCGACGGCGCCGACTGA
- a CDS encoding HIT family protein, whose amino-acid sequence MDQVFAPWRIDWVERSDRNAEFEGCVFCGIPERDADREYNLLARGEDAYILLNNYPYNPGHAMVIPHHHTGDYRELDDAALLAKERLVQRLVDAMDDALSPDGYNVGYNLGGAAAGGSIGEHLHAHVVPRWGGDTNFMPVVGDTKVIVEAVAETYDRLREALATQEGVTDRGEGALRVER is encoded by the coding sequence ATGGACCAGGTGTTTGCCCCGTGGCGCATCGACTGGGTCGAGCGGTCCGACCGTAACGCGGAGTTCGAGGGGTGTGTCTTCTGTGGGATCCCCGAGCGGGACGCCGACCGGGAGTACAACCTGCTCGCGCGCGGCGAGGACGCCTACATCCTCCTGAACAACTACCCCTACAACCCCGGGCACGCGATGGTCATCCCCCACCACCACACGGGCGACTACCGCGAACTGGACGACGCGGCGCTGCTGGCAAAGGAGCGGCTCGTCCAGCGACTCGTCGACGCGATGGACGACGCCCTCTCCCCAGACGGCTACAACGTCGGCTACAACCTCGGCGGGGCGGCCGCGGGTGGTTCCATCGGCGAGCACCTCCACGCCCACGTCGTCCCCCGCTGGGGCGGGGACACCAACTTCATGCCCGTCGTCGGCGACACGAAGGTGATCGTCGAGGCCGTCGCCGAGACCTACGACCGCCTGCGCGAGGCGCTGGCCACCCAGGAGGGCGTGACCGACCGCGGGGAGGGGGCGCTCCGGGTGGAGCGGTAG
- a CDS encoding cation diffusion facilitator family transporter has translation MSRRTALRRVGLLVLGVNAVLFVAKGGVYLETGSLAVGSEAVNSLADTVYSLVVVAGLYLTTRPPDFEHPHGHERIEPFVSLFVALGIFAAGGAVLWQAGSAVLEGSVTVSRSPAAVAVLAGTAAAKYLLYRYCLRAGTENRSPALVATALDNRNDILTAGAALAGVLGAGLGYPVLDPLAAGVVAVGILYTGVEVVRDNVDYLVGAAPPEDLRAEIVERALVHEDVEGVHDVIAHYVGPEIDVSLHVEVSGDRTLREAHDIETDIVERIGELPEVDDVFVHVDPKELGEWKEDADVDRLVQDDETDI, from the coding sequence ATGTCGCGACGGACCGCGCTCCGGCGGGTCGGCCTCCTCGTCCTGGGGGTCAACGCCGTCCTGTTCGTCGCGAAGGGCGGGGTCTACTTGGAGACCGGGAGCCTCGCGGTCGGCTCCGAGGCCGTCAACAGCCTCGCCGACACCGTCTACAGCCTCGTGGTCGTCGCGGGGCTGTATCTCACCACCCGCCCGCCCGACTTCGAGCACCCCCACGGCCACGAGCGCATCGAGCCCTTCGTCTCGCTGTTCGTCGCGCTGGGCATCTTCGCGGCTGGGGGGGCCGTCCTCTGGCAGGCCGGCTCAGCCGTGCTCGAGGGGAGCGTGACGGTCAGCCGGAGCCCGGCAGCGGTGGCCGTCCTCGCCGGGACCGCGGCCGCGAAGTACCTCCTGTATCGGTACTGCCTGCGGGCCGGCACCGAGAACCGCTCGCCGGCGCTCGTGGCGACGGCGCTGGACAACCGCAACGACATCCTCACCGCCGGCGCGGCGCTGGCCGGCGTCCTCGGCGCCGGCCTCGGGTATCCCGTACTCGACCCGCTCGCTGCGGGGGTCGTCGCCGTCGGCATCCTCTACACTGGCGTCGAGGTCGTCCGGGACAACGTCGACTACCTGGTGGGGGCGGCCCCGCCGGAGGACCTCCGGGCGGAGATCGTCGAGCGCGCGCTCGTCCACGAAGACGTCGAGGGGGTCCACGACGTGATCGCCCACTACGTCGGCCCGGAGATCGACGTCAGCCTCCACGTCGAGGTGTCGGGCGACCGCACCCTCAGGGAGGCCCACGACATCGAGACCGATATCGTCGAGCGGATCGGCGAACTCCCGGAGGTCGACGACGTGTTCGTCCACGTCGACCCCAAGGAACTGGGCGAGTGGAAGGAGGACGCCGATGTCGACCGGCTCGTCCAGGACGACGAAACTGATATATAA
- a CDS encoding ABC transporter ATP-binding protein, whose product MVVSTVDAVKEYESGDRTLRALKGVSLSIDPGEFVSVVGPSGSGKSTLLNLLGLLDEPTEGTVTVAGTEVSALSTRERTDIRRETVGFVFQDFYLLPTLTARENVAVPGMVSDRSRLLERADDLLARVGLDDRLTHYPDELSGGQKQRVAIARSMVNDPDVLLADEPTGNLDRETGSRVLDVFGQFTDEGVAVVTVTHDAQVSDYADRTVELVDGVLTPEGRI is encoded by the coding sequence ATGGTCGTCAGCACCGTCGACGCGGTCAAGGAGTACGAAAGCGGCGACCGGACGCTGCGGGCACTGAAGGGCGTCTCGCTGTCCATCGACCCCGGCGAGTTCGTCTCCGTCGTCGGGCCCAGCGGGAGCGGCAAGTCGACGCTTCTGAACCTGCTCGGCCTCCTCGACGAGCCGACCGAGGGAACGGTGACGGTCGCGGGGACGGAAGTGTCGGCGCTGTCGACCCGCGAACGGACCGACATCCGCCGCGAGACCGTCGGCTTCGTCTTTCAGGACTTCTACCTGTTGCCGACGCTGACTGCCCGCGAGAACGTCGCCGTCCCTGGGATGGTGAGCGACCGGTCGCGCCTCCTGGAACGGGCTGACGACCTGCTCGCGCGGGTCGGGCTGGATGACCGCCTGACCCACTATCCCGACGAACTCTCCGGCGGGCAGAAACAGCGGGTCGCCATCGCCCGCTCGATGGTCAACGACCCCGACGTTCTCCTGGCTGACGAGCCGACGGGGAACCTCGACCGGGAGACGGGCAGTCGGGTGCTCGACGTGTTCGGTCAGTTCACCGACGAGGGGGTCGCCGTCGTGACCGTTACCCACGACGCGCAGGTCAGCGACTACGCCGACCGGACGGTCGAACTCGTCGACGGCGTGCTGACGCCGGAGGGACGCATATGA
- a CDS encoding cobyrinic acid a,c-diamide synthase, whose product MKGLVLGGTRSGVGKTVAALAVARALEAEGKAVQPAKAGPDFIDPSHHEAVTGRSSRTLDPWLQGKDGLVRNYHRGEGDVCVVEGMMGLYDGDAASTAMVAEALDLPVVLVVDASAGMESVGATALGFHEYAARAGRDIDVAGVVAQQTAGGRHERGVREALPDGVAYLGRVPPCDNLDIPDRHLGLEMGADSAPDAEALDAAADCLRTGRLLELARQPRDPQPVDVGADRSRTARRVAVARDDAFCFSYPATVERLRDRAEVVTFAPVAGDPLPDCDGVYLPGGYPELHAEALAGSPTLDRLADRAAEGLPVYGECGGLMAMAETLTTADSQTHEMAGILPTEVRMHDRYQALDHVELRARTGALTAAAGRRLRGHEFHYSSASVGSDASFAFDVARGDGISDGRDGLMEHRALGTYCHVHPESGAFDAFLDRL is encoded by the coding sequence ATGAAGGGGCTTGTCCTCGGTGGCACGCGCTCGGGCGTCGGCAAGACCGTGGCGGCTCTCGCGGTCGCCCGCGCCCTCGAGGCGGAGGGGAAGGCGGTCCAGCCGGCGAAGGCCGGTCCGGACTTCATCGACCCCAGCCACCACGAGGCTGTCACCGGTCGCTCCTCCCGGACACTCGACCCATGGCTCCAGGGTAAGGACGGGCTTGTCCGCAACTACCACCGCGGCGAGGGCGACGTCTGCGTCGTCGAGGGGATGATGGGACTGTACGACGGTGATGCTGCGAGCACCGCGATGGTCGCGGAGGCGCTCGACCTCCCCGTCGTTCTGGTCGTCGATGCCAGCGCTGGCATGGAGAGCGTCGGCGCGACGGCGCTTGGCTTCCACGAATACGCCGCCAGGGCCGGCCGGGACATCGATGTCGCCGGCGTGGTCGCCCAGCAAACGGCCGGCGGTCGCCACGAGCGTGGTGTCCGCGAGGCGCTCCCCGACGGCGTCGCGTATCTCGGTCGCGTACCCCCCTGCGATAACCTCGATATCCCGGACCGGCATCTCGGGCTCGAGATGGGCGCGGACTCCGCCCCCGACGCCGAGGCGCTCGACGCCGCTGCCGACTGCCTCCGGACCGGCCGGCTGCTGGAACTCGCCCGCCAGCCTCGAGACCCCCAGCCCGTCGACGTCGGTGCCGACCGCTCGAGGACGGCACGTCGCGTCGCCGTCGCCCGGGACGACGCCTTCTGTTTTTCCTACCCGGCGACCGTCGAGCGCCTCCGGGACCGCGCCGAGGTGGTGACGTTCGCACCCGTTGCCGGCGACCCGCTGCCCGACTGCGACGGGGTGTACCTCCCGGGAGGCTACCCCGAACTCCACGCGGAGGCGCTCGCGGGGAGCCCGACCCTTGACCGGCTCGCCGACCGGGCCGCCGAGGGCCTCCCGGTGTACGGGGAGTGTGGCGGCTTGATGGCCATGGCAGAGACGCTGACGACGGCCGACAGCCAGACTCACGAGATGGCGGGCATCCTCCCGACGGAGGTCCGGATGCACGACCGGTACCAGGCGCTCGACCACGTCGAACTCCGGGCGCGGACCGGCGCGCTGACCGCGGCGGCTGGCAGGAGGCTCCGTGGCCACGAGTTTCACTACTCCAGCGCGAGCGTCGGCTCCGATGCCTCCTTTG
- a CDS encoding PGF-CTERM-anchored ABC transporter substrate-binding protein, producing the protein MDRTVLVAVVVLTAAFVPAVAGAQTADGDCSFPVERTDVTGTEVRVTEEPTRVVTLNPSAAQTMWEIGAREKVVGVTKHASNLDGAAAKTNISGAGQTINNEEVVGLEPDLVLAPNTVTNDTVEKLRDSGLTVYRFREAESIDDIKRKTVIIGELTGECAGAAETVEWMESRLATVDQAVEGAQQPDAIYVFYSYTSGQNTFIHTLIERAGGDNIAADAGIKGYKPVNQEVIVNRNPEWILLNDDWDEVPNNAAYNSTTAVREDNVLVINKNHLNRPGPRVVYALTTMAETFHPEAYAAANTTDTTAASSGTDTAVETATETATGTAGDGQSTMSTPAEQTTGGGSPGFGAVVALLALVVLTAGAVGAGRER; encoded by the coding sequence ATGGACAGGACGGTGTTGGTGGCGGTTGTCGTTCTCACCGCAGCATTCGTGCCCGCGGTGGCAGGTGCACAGACAGCAGACGGTGACTGTTCGTTCCCGGTCGAGCGAACAGACGTGACCGGCACGGAGGTCCGTGTCACAGAGGAACCGACGCGCGTGGTGACGCTGAACCCGAGTGCGGCACAGACGATGTGGGAGATCGGCGCACGGGAGAAGGTCGTCGGCGTCACGAAACACGCGTCGAACCTCGACGGCGCCGCCGCGAAGACGAACATCTCCGGCGCGGGGCAGACGATCAACAACGAGGAAGTCGTCGGGCTCGAGCCCGACCTGGTGCTGGCTCCGAACACGGTCACCAACGACACCGTGGAAAAGCTCCGGGACTCGGGGCTGACGGTCTATCGGTTCCGGGAGGCCGAATCCATCGACGACATCAAGCGAAAGACGGTGATCATCGGGGAGCTGACCGGGGAGTGCGCCGGCGCGGCCGAGACTGTCGAGTGGATGGAGTCGCGGCTCGCGACCGTCGACCAGGCGGTCGAAGGAGCCCAGCAACCCGACGCCATCTACGTCTTCTACAGCTATACCTCCGGACAGAACACGTTCATCCACACCCTCATCGAGCGGGCCGGGGGCGACAACATCGCCGCGGATGCCGGCATCAAGGGGTACAAGCCGGTCAACCAGGAGGTGATCGTCAACCGCAACCCCGAATGGATCCTGCTCAACGATGACTGGGACGAGGTGCCGAACAACGCCGCCTACAACAGCACGACCGCCGTCCGGGAGGACAACGTCCTCGTCATAAACAAAAACCACCTGAACCGGCCCGGGCCACGGGTCGTCTACGCACTGACGACGATGGCCGAGACCTTCCATCCGGAGGCCTACGCAGCCGCGAATACGACCGACACGACGGCCGCGTCGAGTGGGACCGACACGGCGGTCGAGACGGCGACGGAGACGGCAACGGGGACGGCCGGAGACGGACAGTCGACGATGTCCACGCCGGCCGAGCAGACGACGGGTGGCGGCAGTCCGGGCTTCGGTGCCGTCGTTGCACTCCTCGCGCTCGTGGTGCTCACCGCCGGGGCGGTCGGTGCTGGCCGGGAAAGATGA